gatgaTGAAGAAGAATGAAGACGAATTAAGCGTAATATTCGTAAATAACACCAAAATTACACCCCTGTATGAAgagcaaaaaataattttttatatgagTTCCCAACGGGCGCACATCATCTCCGAAATGGCACATAATTgataaactgaagaaaaactaCAATTTTCAGCAAACTTACTACTAACTATAGGAtactggagaaaaaaaaacaaatggttgtaaataaataataattgcaaaaaaaaaacaaacaaacaagcaTAAACGAGTTGATGAGcgaaaaggaaataaatggCTCGACGTTTGGTACGAACAGCGAGAGAATGAAACGATCGTCGACTGCGCGATTTGTATCACACAAATGTCCCCCCCGAATTTTCCTGCATACATTTCTACGAGATTCGATCTCGTCGTTCACGAGAACACGTGTGTGGTTccaaaatttacgaaaaatcgttcAAAGTAAAAACAATGAAACAGCGATTGTGAATAAAGTTTCGTCTGTCATTATTCGCAGTACAGTCgaatcgtggaaaaaaaaaaacaatataaaaacAGAATAAAGCGTACGTAACGTACAGagtaaattttaatcgattacGATTTAATCTATATAGTAATGTAGCGATACTATATGGGCCAAGATTCGtaacattcaatttatataaaaacaaaagaaaaaactattcACGATATGTACACCGATTAAAACGAGGAAAAGTGTCCGTGTGTTTGTGTGTCGATgaaagatatgaaaaaagaagagaaaaaaaaagaaaaaaaaaacacaaaaatcaATAACGTAAATACACATATGACTATCCATGCGTAAACAATTATATTTCCTAGTTTGCAATCTTTTTGCATGTctcatacatgtatatataaacatatatagAACGTTAGACAGGCTGAAAGGTGTacgtcaacattttttaaaacgttgaaatgattgaaaacaaaaacgaatatataattataatataAACAATACGAAATCGTGTCATccaattatttcgaaatagTTCGACACGAGCAGGTATTGAATTAATCGCAAATATCGTTCGACAGTTACTCAACTTTTCGTTTGTCTTATCGCTATTAAGTTagctgaaaaataataattattatattgCGGTAAATAAATCATTGTATATATTATACTAAATACTATTGTTAAGATAATGCGTACACgataaaatgaatgaataaataaatgtgtacgtatgtatacatatatgtttACACATATGTGTATATTtattcacacacacacacacgcgcgcgcacgcgcacacacacacatacacgcacgcacgcgcgcacacacacacacacgcgcgcgcgcacgcacacacacacaaacacacacacacacacacacacacacacacacacacacacacacacacacacacacacacacacacacacacacacacacacacacacacacacacacacacatacatatatatataattataatattcACAAGTAATcgagtttattttatttgcttCTTCCTTCAACCCATGAACGTTCCTCCTGCACTCCATTGACGATCGTCaaactacaaaaaaatatcagtTTTGTTGATTCTTGAAACGGTAATATTCCTTCAGTCTCAACGCTTGAGTTCGAATAAATCCACCGACGTCTTCGGGCCTGAAACCACCTTGGAGATCCATCGAAACGAGCTCTTCGTTGTACAAGGAAAATTGGCTTTTTCTTCCGGTTATAAAAACTGGGTGATTTGAGGATgcagaaaaaaaggttttgagAACTCTGTCATCTTCTGACGTAAACGAgcaaagaaaattttcttctaaccGTTGCCTTTGTAGAGTTTCAAAAACACTGCTCCTGTTACATGCTTCTGGGATAAGTTGATACTTTCTCGTACAAATTCACATTCTGGGGAAAACCAATATCCTGTGACAGAGGAAATGGAAGATACTTCAAGGTCGCTGTCCTTTCTGATCATGTCGCAGTAAACGTACGGCAATTGGTAACTGATACTTGCCGTTGTAAACGTAATCAGCCATTTTTTCAGACAAGCCGGATTTCACTCTCAACACTTCACGATCcaacaaatatatttccaGATCTAAATGGGCTTCGTGAAGGATTTTAGCTCCTGGGGATTCGTATATTCCTCGGGACTTGAAGAAGGATGAATGCGACAAACAATGCGTTGCAGTTtcagagaaaaataatgaaaattcggAAGATTGCAAAAGTTAAGAAAATTATCGCAGccttgaaaatggaaaaagatatAAACGAAATATATTGCACGGCCGGAAGagataaaagaaaatgatgattatagcaatcgatgattttttagaCACAAAAAGCAGTAGTGAGATTACTTTTAGGCCGATGTATCTGTTCTCTACGATGTCGATCCTTCCGATTCCGTGTTCGCTACCAATTTTGTTGAGATAATTAATGATGCCCATGGGATTGCGGTAAGTTTTCTGAGTTTTGGAATCTTTCACCAACGTTGGAATTCCTTGGCTAAAATGGACTTCAATCTCGGTTGGTACGGGGGAAGAATCCATCGGATCTTTCGTGACTTGATACAAGTTTTTCGGTGCTGCTGTTGATGGATTCTCTAAAATTCCCGATTCGTAGCTGCATCGAGAATGGAgttaaaatatattaaaaaattcattattttggtttaacgaatctttgaaaaaatcagtTGAACCTCGTGTGCATCAAATTTGCGTCCGTACTCCACGGTTCTTTGGGCGTCGCGGATACCGggattttgttcgaatttGCATAAGCCAAGAGGTCAGGTCGGCCTGAGAatctttcaaaaaatattggatCTCGCCAAGGTGCCATTATCttaggaaaattcaaataaaaatacggattcaattcgaaaaacaatagaattttcatgaaaaaaaaaacaacttaaaataaaaataattgaaaacaaGTCACCTCAATTTCAGGACAAAGGGCATAGCAGCTAAGTTCGAATCGCACTTGATCGTTTCCTTTGCCCGTTGCGCCATGAGCTATGATCGTAGcattttcgtttttggctGCTTTGACGAGTCCCAAGCTGATACAGGGTCGTGCTAGCGCAGTTCCGAGGAGATATCGACCCTCGTAAATCAAACTCGAGCGTACTGCTTGCCAGACAAAATCAGTGACGAAAACTTCTTTCAAATCATCGACGATTAcctgaattgaaaaagaaattgattttCGAGGATCGTTGAAATCTGCCGATCGCAGATTTCGCTGCAATTTTGTTGGCGAACTTTTCGTTCGAGTACCTTGCTCGCGCCAATCCTTAATGCTTTTTCCCTCACAGCATCGAAATCTTCCTCCTGGCCAACATCCGCCttagaaaagaagaaaaaaaaacaagaaacaaaggaaaattaaaaaacttgtTACGAGAAAACGTAAATTATATaatcgaaattcgaaaaataaattcaattaaaaaccgGAGTAAATCGGAGtaatttagaaaatttacTATCAAAACTGATAGAATAATTTTACCACATAAGCAATGACTCGATAACCATTTTCCTTCAACCACCATAAAATGCAAGAAGTGTCCAAACCACCGCTGTAAGCGagcaaaacttttttcctttgaTCCGCCATGCCGAAGAAACTCTTCTCTGCAGTTTCGTTTTGACTCTGATTAAACGTTTCGAATAGGACGCAACGAAATAatatgaataaagaaaaaaattcaatcgcaGTTCAGAGGTCGATAAAACTGACGACGTTGTTGATAGTCTTATCGAGAAACACGCGCTACCACAGGATGGGATTTTGACGAGAATTTTTGCAGATTCCGCATTAACAGAAATCTATGAACCGACGAAAGTGTCGACGATTCAAGGAGAATCAAAATTTGGGTAGAATTCGTGAACATTGAATTTTACACTCAGATGCGTAGGCCTTTATAAGCAGAACACTTCGTTTGGTTTACAACTACGTACATATATTCATGTagatttgttgtttttttataaatattcgtaaactctataataataattcagtCGCTGTATGCGACATGCAACTTTGATAATCATTTAACATACTTCATTTAAGTTACGAACGAGCAAGGTAACAGGCAAACTTCCATTTGACCAAAAAAGTGATCCCCTACGGTATTGAGTTTCGGTATTATTCACTGCTGTCTATTTCGTCCACAGTTTTTACGTTTTCTTCGAGATTACATTGACAGAGTTTATGTCATTAATTCGATTGATTAGCAAGTGCTACAGATTATTGGCGACTATATTTGTTTCGTTGAACTTTTAAATATTCTCACGCTTTTGCGTATTCCAATTCCGAttggaaaaagttttgatCCGTTGGCAGAATGAAAAGCATTTTATATGCCGGcacaaaataaattcatttgaaaacgaAGCAATTGTGATTAACGTgggttttgaaaatattaattaatggGGTCGTTTGGAAAtagtgaaaataaatttcccaTTTCTTTCTTGACGCAAATAATTTTCTTGTAGATTTAttcattttggtttttttttatcattcacaGATATGACGCCTCGTGCACTGATCGAAGAATTATTAGTCGTGAAATAGATCAAGAGAAATCTtaaattgagttttttttgtttgttttcttaTCAAGGAATTGTTCTTAGCGATCTAATTGCGAAAGTTTTTATCTTCGGAATTGTTTTCAAGctttgttatttttgtaaGTCAAAGAAAAATGCGTATTCGTGTATTGTTCATTCTATACAGATGTTCGCATTAAAATTTCTCTGTAGAATGAATATTCAATACTGATATTTCATAAAGTTCACGGAAATCGCTCCTTTTTTATGTCGATTATAATTTCGACAAATTTCCCCACTTTTAAGCTTCGTAAGGTCAAATCTACGCATTAGAAAGTTTGTGGCATTTACAAGAGCAACGTTAAGAGAATAtataaataacaaataatGTACAACGGGTTCCTCGGATATCTTCTGAAACGACGACGGAAGAAATATCCTAGACTATTCACCTTTTTTTCGCACGCCCAAACACGCTAGCCCAAATGATAACTTGGTTGTCACGTGATTTTCCTTAATCCCAGCAA
The window above is part of the Venturia canescens isolate UGA chromosome 5, ASM1945775v1, whole genome shotgun sequence genome. Proteins encoded here:
- the Ass gene encoding argininosuccinate synthase, with translation MADQRKKVLLAYSGGLDTSCILWWLKENGYRVIAYVADVGQEEDFDAVREKALRIGASKVIVDDLKEVFVTDFVWQAVRSSLIYEGRYLLGTALARPCISLGLVKAAKNENATIIAHGATGKGNDQVRFELSCYALCPEIEIMAPWRDPIFFERFSGRPDLLAYANSNKIPVSATPKEPWSTDANLMHTSYESGILENPSTAAPKNLYQVTKDPMDSSPVPTEIEVHFSQGIPTLVKDSKTQKTYRNPMGIINYLNKIGSEHGIGRIDIVENRYIGLKSRGIYESPGAKILHEAHLDLEIYLLDREVLRVKSGLSEKMADYVYNGYWFSPECEFVRESINLSQKHVTGAVFLKLYKGNVFITGRKSQFSLYNEELVSMDLQGGFRPEDVGGFIRTQALRLKEYYRFKNQQN